The following are encoded together in the Arcobacter aquimarinus genome:
- a CDS encoding sodium-dependent transporter, with product MHKNRFTRIGFILAAAGSAVGLGNIWKFPYIAGENGGGVFVLVYLATVFFIGMSIFIAEVLIGSNSNKDAVTAFETLAPKEKKYWKYGGFSFLTGLLILTFYSVVIGWIFHYIVLSISSLPANFKESEEVFSNFVKNDILNQFIYYTLTFIIIAYTISKGVKKGIEKLNNILMPSLIGILIFLLIYSIQLDGFYKAVEFMFYPNFAKFNTNSIIVAVGHAFFTLSIGMATILTYSASLDKNVNIVKASTYIVIMDTLIALVAGLIIFSITFTAAQEPSKGAGLVFITLPAIFYEMGTIGIFLALLFFIALAFAAITSAVSILEPTVMYLVERKNISRKKATYSIAFFAYLVGIFVLLSNTGAYSQTLTFGSKNLFDWFDFISSAILMPIGGILIAIFVGYILDKEVSKKAIVPYTGENFYKIWLFTIKYVAPISIIAIMLKEIGII from the coding sequence ATGCATAAAAATAGATTTACTAGAATTGGTTTTATTCTAGCAGCAGCAGGAAGTGCTGTTGGTCTTGGAAATATATGGAAATTCCCATATATTGCGGGTGAAAATGGTGGTGGCGTTTTTGTACTTGTTTACCTAGCTACAGTATTTTTTATAGGAATGTCTATATTTATAGCAGAAGTTTTAATAGGAAGTAATTCAAATAAAGATGCAGTAACTGCTTTTGAAACCCTAGCTCCTAAAGAAAAAAAATATTGGAAATATGGTGGTTTCTCCTTTTTAACAGGTCTTCTAATTCTAACTTTTTATTCAGTTGTTATTGGATGGATTTTTCACTACATTGTTTTATCTATCTCATCACTACCTGCAAATTTTAAAGAATCTGAAGAGGTTTTTTCAAATTTCGTAAAAAATGATATTTTAAATCAATTTATCTACTATACTTTAACTTTTATAATTATTGCTTATACAATTTCAAAAGGTGTAAAAAAAGGAATTGAAAAGTTAAATAACATATTAATGCCATCTTTAATAGGTATTTTAATTTTCTTACTTATTTACTCTATTCAACTTGATGGATTTTATAAAGCAGTTGAATTTATGTTTTACCCAAATTTTGCAAAATTTAATACAAATTCAATTATTGTTGCTGTGGGACATGCCTTTTTTACTCTTTCTATTGGAATGGCAACAATTTTGACATACTCTGCTTCTTTAGACAAAAATGTAAATATTGTAAAAGCATCAACTTATATTGTAATTATGGATACATTAATTGCCCTTGTTGCTGGACTTATTATATTTTCTATTACATTTACAGCTGCTCAAGAACCAAGTAAGGGAGCTGGATTAGTATTTATCACTCTTCCTGCAATTTTTTATGAAATGGGAACAATTGGTATATTTTTAGCACTTTTATTTTTTATAGCACTTGCTTTTGCTGCTATTACTTCAGCTGTTTCTATATTAGAACCAACTGTTATGTATTTAGTTGAAAGAAAAAATATTTCAAGAAAAAAAGCAACTTATAGTATTGCATTTTTTGCTTATTTAGTTGGAATTTTTGTATTACTTTCAAATACTGGCGCATATTCACAAACTTTAACATTTGGAAGTAAAAATCTTTTTGACTGGTTTGATTTTATAAGTTCAGCTATTCTAATGCCTATTGGTGGAATCTTAATTGCTATATTTGTAGGATATATTTTAGATAAAGAAGTATCAAAAAAAGCAATTGTTCCATATACAGGAGAAAATTTCTATAAAATTTGGTTATTTACAATCAAATATGTAGCTCCTATTTCAATAATTGCTATTATGCTAAAAGAGATAGGTATTATTTAA
- the nfo gene encoding deoxyribonuclease IV, with protein sequence MKYVGAHVSASGGVYNAPINAMQIGAKAFALFTKNQRQWTAKELDTKTIDKWFTELEKSGIQTKHILPHDSYLINLGHPEIEARQKSLDSFIHELKRCEILKLDRLNFHPGSHLRKISEEECLNNIAESMNRAIDATKDVKLVIENTAGQGSNLGYKFEHLAYIIDKIEDKSRVGVCIDTCHMFTAGYDIRTREAYDKTWNEFDSIVGREYLMGMHINDSKPDLGSRVDRHDSLGLGKIGWDAFSFIMNDERMDDIPLVLETINEEIWEQEIKALYDLVKN encoded by the coding sequence ATGAAATATGTAGGAGCTCATGTAAGTGCAAGTGGAGGTGTTTATAATGCACCAATAAATGCAATGCAAATAGGTGCTAAGGCATTTGCACTTTTTACTAAGAATCAAAGACAATGGACAGCAAAAGAGTTAGATACAAAAACGATTGATAAATGGTTTACAGAGTTAGAAAAAAGTGGGATTCAAACAAAACATATCTTACCACATGATAGTTATTTAATAAATCTTGGTCATCCAGAAATTGAAGCAAGACAAAAATCTTTAGATAGTTTTATTCATGAATTAAAAAGATGTGAAATATTAAAACTTGATAGATTGAATTTTCATCCAGGAAGCCATCTTAGAAAAATTTCTGAAGAAGAGTGTTTAAATAATATTGCAGAATCTATGAATAGAGCGATAGATGCTACAAAAGATGTAAAACTAGTGATTGAAAACACAGCAGGTCAAGGAAGTAATCTTGGATATAAGTTTGAACACTTAGCTTATATAATTGATAAAATAGAAGATAAAAGTAGAGTTGGTGTTTGTATCGATACCTGTCATATGTTCACAGCTGGTTATGACATAAGAACAAGGGAAGCTTATGATAAAACTTGGAATGAGTTTGATTCAATTGTTGGAAGAGAATATCTAATGGGAATGCATATAAATGATTCAAAGCCTGACTTAGGAAGTAGGGTTGATAGACATGATTCTTTAGGTCTTGGAAAAATTGGTTGGGATGCTTTTTCTTTTATTATGAATGATGAAAGAATGGATGATATTCCACTTGTTTTAGAAACTATCAATGAAGAGATTTGGGAGCAAGAGATAAAAGCTTTATATGATTTAGTGAAAAATTAA
- the lpxB gene encoding lipid-A-disaccharide synthase, translating into MKLLVCAMEASSNIHLKELKKHLPNSVELYGVFDKELGNPLYDLTSLAIMGIVDALKKIRFFFKLRDELVQLAKDCDKVLLMDSSGFNLPLAKKLRETYPNKEIIYYILPQAWAWKKGRVKKLEAYCSKLCSIIPFESEMYSDKNKISYVGHPLLDEITVFKDEIKQTNKIAFMPGSRKTEITNLMPIFKELIKKIPNKEYILIIPAKFDNEYINKIYGDISDFTISRNAHKSLTEAEYAFVCSGTATLEAALIGTPFTLSYIAKKIDFFIGNLFVKLNYVGLANIFFEKMGRESLHSEFLQENVTVENLFNDYINLDKKLFFENSKILRDYLQNGSSQNVAQIIIN; encoded by the coding sequence ATGAAATTACTTGTATGTGCTATGGAAGCCTCATCAAATATCCATTTAAAAGAGTTGAAAAAACACTTACCAAATAGTGTAGAATTATATGGAGTTTTTGATAAAGAGTTAGGTAATCCTCTTTATGATTTAACTTCCTTAGCTATTATGGGAATAGTTGATGCTTTGAAAAAAATCAGGTTCTTTTTTAAACTTCGGGATGAATTAGTGCAATTAGCAAAAGATTGTGACAAAGTACTATTAATGGATAGTTCTGGTTTTAATCTTCCATTAGCGAAAAAATTACGAGAAACCTATCCAAATAAAGAAATTATTTACTATATTTTACCTCAAGCTTGGGCATGGAAAAAAGGAAGGGTTAAGAAACTTGAAGCATATTGTTCAAAACTTTGCTCAATTATTCCTTTTGAAAGTGAAATGTATAGTGATAAAAATAAGATTTCTTATGTGGGACATCCCTTATTAGATGAAATAACTGTTTTCAAAGATGAGATAAAACAGACTAATAAAATAGCTTTTATGCCAGGAAGCAGAAAAACAGAAATTACAAATTTAATGCCAATTTTTAAAGAATTAATCAAAAAAATTCCAAATAAAGAATATATTCTCATAATTCCAGCAAAATTTGATAATGAATATATAAACAAAATTTATGGAGATATTTCTGATTTTACTATTTCAAGAAATGCTCATAAAAGTTTAACTGAAGCTGAATATGCTTTTGTTTGTTCTGGAACAGCAACTCTTGAAGCAGCACTAATTGGAACTCCTTTTACTCTATCTTATATAGCTAAAAAAATAGATTTTTTTATTGGAAATCTATTTGTAAAATTAAATTATGTGGGTTTAGCAAACATATTTTTTGAAAAAATGGGAAGGGAATCTCTTCATAGTGAATTTTTACAAGAAAATGTTACTGTTGAAAATCTTTTCAATGATTATATAAACTTAGATAAAAAATTATTTTTTGAAAATTCGAAAATTTTGAGAGACTATCTACAAAATGGAAGTTCACAAAATGTAGCACAGATTATAATAAACTAA
- the clpX gene encoding ATP-dependent Clp protease ATP-binding subunit ClpX — protein sequence MSKIICDFCGATDTRENPVIAGDNACICKACVNAAHEIMNGNLPIEEINKDSAELKEIKIKTPAELKKILDEYVIGQERAKKVLSVAVYNHYKRIFRHNEINDDTELNKSNVLLIGPTGSGKTLLAQTISKYLDVPLAIADATSLTEAGYVGDDVENVVTRLVQAADGDIKKAERGIIFIDEVDKVARMSENRSITRDVSGEGVQQALLKIVEGSVVNVPPKGGRKHPGQDALQVDTTNILFICGGAFDGLEDIIKKKQGSNVLGFNQDKKSKNDHDKVIAKVETDDLVKYGLIPELIGRLHMVATLNEITEDDMVHILTEPKNALIKQYIKLFEMDDVKLEFEKDALKELARLAIARKTGARGLRSILEDIMLDIMFDLPKYKNKTITITKEVVQKTKEPKVA from the coding sequence ATGAGTAAGATTATATGTGATTTTTGTGGTGCAACTGATACAAGAGAGAATCCAGTAATTGCTGGAGATAATGCTTGCATTTGTAAAGCTTGTGTAAATGCAGCACATGAAATAATGAATGGAAATCTTCCAATTGAAGAAATAAATAAAGATTCAGCTGAATTAAAAGAGATAAAAATCAAAACTCCAGCTGAATTAAAAAAAATATTAGATGAATATGTGATAGGTCAAGAAAGAGCAAAAAAAGTTCTTTCTGTTGCTGTTTATAATCATTATAAGAGAATTTTCAGACACAATGAAATAAATGATGATACAGAATTAAATAAATCAAACGTTTTATTAATTGGTCCAACAGGTTCTGGAAAAACTCTTTTAGCACAAACTATTTCTAAATATTTAGATGTTCCTTTAGCAATTGCTGATGCAACTAGTCTAACAGAAGCTGGTTATGTTGGTGATGATGTTGAAAATGTTGTAACAAGACTTGTTCAAGCAGCTGATGGTGATATCAAAAAAGCAGAAAGAGGAATTATTTTCATCGACGAAGTTGACAAAGTTGCAAGAATGAGTGAAAATAGAAGTATCACAAGAGATGTTTCAGGAGAAGGAGTTCAACAAGCTTTATTAAAAATTGTTGAAGGAAGTGTTGTAAATGTTCCACCAAAAGGTGGAAGAAAACATCCAGGACAAGACGCACTTCAAGTTGATACTACAAATATTTTATTTATTTGTGGTGGAGCATTTGATGGACTTGAAGATATCATTAAGAAAAAACAAGGTTCAAATGTACTTGGATTTAATCAAGATAAAAAATCAAAAAATGACCATGATAAAGTAATTGCAAAAGTAGAAACTGATGATTTAGTAAAATATGGTTTAATTCCTGAATTAATAGGAAGACTTCATATGGTTGCTACTTTAAATGAAATAACTGAAGATGATATGGTACATATTTTAACTGAACCAAAAAATGCTTTAATTAAACAATATATTAAGCTTTTTGAGATGGATGATGTTAAATTAGAGTTTGAAAAAGATGCATTAAAAGAGTTAGCACGACTTGCAATTGCTAGAAAAACAGGTGCAAGAGGATTACGTTCAATTTTAGAAGATATTATGCTAGATATTATGTTTGATCTTCCTAAATACAAAAATAAAACTATAACTATTACAAAAGAAGTTGTTCAAAAAACAAAAGAACCAAAAGTTGCATAA
- a CDS encoding epoxyqueuosine reductase QueH, with protein MLVHICCAVDSHYFLEKIQEEFPDEKLVGYFYDPNIHPYSEYRLRYLDVEYSCKKLGIPLLEGPYNLEEWLKKVKGMEHLPEKGDRCTVCYDDRLDVSVQKAQELGHDKFTTSLLISPKKSQEKLEIIGEKLTKQTGVEFIFRDYRSGNGGVIQGEKVKENSLYRQNYCGCLFGLSAQREIQKKIMDEMFNPISNQILPESIEERLELYQKRNDYEDLQKKYKIIKQRFLNYRLLSGKVKIAKKIVPSYIMCYSTINRNNTNGRIEYSKDGINYLNRDEVKIIDLTTFNLFANSSYKNVKELMYNSLDFYKELEIRNMILKNPYDLSALIIIDEIIDEKYEIEINSITYEDTKEELI; from the coding sequence TTGTTAGTTCATATTTGTTGTGCAGTTGATAGTCACTATTTTTTAGAAAAAATACAAGAAGAATTTCCCGATGAAAAATTAGTTGGTTACTTTTATGACCCTAATATTCATCCATATAGTGAATATAGACTTAGATATTTAGATGTAGAATACTCGTGTAAAAAATTAGGAATTCCATTACTTGAAGGTCCTTATAACCTTGAAGAGTGGCTAAAAAAAGTAAAAGGTATGGAGCATTTACCTGAAAAAGGAGATAGATGTACTGTTTGTTATGATGATAGACTTGATGTATCAGTTCAAAAAGCACAAGAATTAGGTCATGATAAATTTACAACTTCTTTATTAATTTCTCCAAAAAAATCTCAAGAAAAACTTGAAATTATTGGTGAAAAACTTACAAAACAAACAGGTGTTGAGTTTATTTTTAGAGATTATAGAAGTGGAAATGGTGGAGTAATTCAAGGTGAAAAAGTAAAAGAAAATTCTTTATATAGACAAAATTATTGTGGTTGTTTATTTGGATTATCTGCTCAAAGAGAGATTCAAAAAAAGATAATGGATGAAATGTTTAATCCTATTTCAAATCAAATACTTCCTGAATCAATAGAAGAAAGACTTGAACTTTATCAAAAAAGAAATGATTATGAAGATTTACAAAAAAAATACAAAATCATTAAACAAAGATTTTTGAATTATCGGCTATTAAGTGGAAAAGTTAAAATTGCAAAAAAAATTGTCCCTTCATATATCATGTGTTATTCAACTATAAACAGAAATAATACAAATGGAAGAATCGAATACTCAAAAGATGGAATAAATTATCTTAATCGTGATGAAGTAAAAATCATAGATCTAACAACTTTCAATTTATTTGCAAACAGTTCATATAAAAATGTAAAAGAACTTATGTATAACTCTTTAGATTTTTATAAAGAGTTAGAGATTCGAAATATGATTTTAAAAAATCCTTATGATTTAAGTGCATTAATAATAATAGATGAAATTATTGATGAAAAATATGAAATAGAAATAAACTCTATTACTTATGAAGATACAAAAGAAGAATTAATATGA
- the fabZ gene encoding 3-hydroxyacyl-ACP dehydratase FabZ: MLDIMQIQEILPHRYPLLLVDRITDMELKKSIKGFKNISISEPAFQGHFPGHPIYPGVLILEGMAQCGGVLALKSSDMTEEEMKQKVIYFMSIDKAKFRNPVRPGDRLDYELEVVRMKSSLMTLVGKAYVDGKLTAEAELKAMIVDK; this comes from the coding sequence ATGTTAGATATTATGCAAATTCAAGAAATCCTTCCTCATAGATACCCTTTATTACTTGTGGATAGAATTACAGATATGGAATTAAAAAAATCTATTAAAGGTTTTAAAAACATCTCTATTTCAGAACCAGCTTTCCAAGGACATTTTCCAGGTCATCCAATTTATCCAGGTGTATTAATTTTAGAAGGTATGGCTCAATGTGGTGGTGTTTTAGCTTTAAAAAGCTCTGATATGACAGAAGAAGAGATGAAACAAAAAGTAATCTATTTTATGAGTATTGATAAAGCAAAATTTAGAAATCCAGTACGTCCAGGTGATAGATTAGATTACGAATTAGAAGTTGTTAGAATGAAAAGTTCTTTAATGACTTTAGTTGGAAAAGCTTATGTTGATGGAAAACTTACAGCAGAAGCAGAACTTAAAGCTATGATAGTTGATAAATAA
- a CDS encoding NAD(P)/FAD-dependent oxidoreductase — MERIVIIGGGYAGIYALRELVKNKNIKITLIDKHTYHNLQPEVYDLIANKSNFADVTIDLTTLCRGFNHNHLEFKNLKVRKIDQHAKKIFTEEQEIVEYDYLIMAAGTRTFFPSSIPGLNNADDIKKLHRAITFKQSFERQLFEKIKNEAKQCADTHIVVVGAGLSGVEIAAEMAYYANKFFQRGNFSCDNLKISLISSSSSILPGLKQDLINISQQRLKSLGINIITNTKLQKVEDGYCYLSNGTKINHSFVVFTGGVESSTITAELDDVAKNNRGQIIVNEFMQTDRYENIFAVGDIAEIRNLKGEIMPPNVTIARISGTNAGKNVLNMIAQRPLEKCNPKLDGILIALGGEYAAGDIYGILTVKGRLAYEIKKYVFHSYRKPLIKLIKKGYAKLKRF, encoded by the coding sequence ATGGAGAGAATTGTTATTATTGGTGGTGGATATGCTGGAATTTACGCATTAAGAGAGTTAGTTAAAAATAAAAATATAAAAATTACGTTAATAGATAAACATACTTATCACAATCTACAACCCGAAGTTTATGATTTAATTGCAAATAAATCAAACTTTGCAGATGTAACTATAGATTTAACTACATTATGTAGAGGTTTTAACCACAATCATTTAGAATTTAAAAACTTAAAAGTACGAAAAATTGACCAACATGCAAAAAAGATTTTTACAGAAGAGCAAGAAATAGTTGAATATGATTATTTAATCATGGCAGCAGGAACTAGAACATTCTTCCCTTCTAGTATTCCAGGATTAAATAATGCAGATGATATCAAAAAACTTCATAGAGCAATTACTTTTAAACAAAGTTTTGAAAGACAACTTTTTGAAAAAATAAAAAATGAAGCTAAACAGTGTGCTGATACGCATATTGTTGTAGTTGGAGCGGGTCTTTCTGGAGTTGAAATAGCTGCAGAAATGGCATATTATGCAAACAAATTCTTTCAAAGAGGAAATTTCTCTTGTGATAATCTAAAAATCTCTTTAATTAGTAGCTCTTCTTCTATTCTTCCTGGTTTAAAGCAAGATTTAATCAATATTTCTCAACAAAGATTAAAATCTTTAGGCATCAACATAATCACAAACACAAAACTTCAAAAAGTTGAAGATGGTTACTGTTATTTATCAAATGGGACAAAAATAAACCACTCTTTCGTAGTATTTACAGGAGGAGTTGAATCTTCTACAATAACAGCAGAACTTGATGATGTAGCAAAAAATAATAGAGGTCAAATTATAGTAAATGAATTCATGCAAACAGATAGATATGAAAATATTTTTGCAGTTGGAGATATAGCAGAAATTAGAAATCTAAAAGGTGAAATTATGCCTCCAAATGTAACTATTGCAAGAATTAGTGGAACAAATGCAGGAAAAAATGTATTAAATATGATTGCTCAACGTCCTTTAGAAAAATGTAATCCAAAACTTGATGGAATTTTAATAGCCCTTGGAGGAGAATATGCAGCAGGAGATATTTATGGAATTCTTACAGTAAAAGGAAGATTAGCTTACGAAATTAAAAAATATGTTTTCCATTCATATAGAAAACCTTTAATTAAATTGATAAAAAAAGGTTATGCAAAACTAAAAAGATTTTAA
- the dauA gene encoding C4-dicarboxylic acid transporter DauA has protein sequence MKNNLLSGLTVGIIALPLSMALAIATGVPPQLGLYTAIIAGIFAAIFGSSKINISGPTAAFVVILIPIVQEFGVTGLLLCGLLSGIILIFIGALKLGTLIELIPYPVTVGFTSGIAVVIATFQIKDFFGLSIEDFNGSYLDKIYLIFTSFHTINFSEFSIGLLTLFLLILWQKTKSKIPSALIALTITTIVVAFLNIYVPTANISTIASTFSYQIGDLQGNGIPPIPLQFSLPWAHLELQEINLELIYRLLPHAIAIAILGALESLLCAVISDGMTGNKTNPNKELIGQGITNIIVPFFGGIPATAAIARTVVNIKSGATSKLSSIIHALFVLVSITFLSTYLSYLPMASLSALLLVVAWNMSEVKHFRNIIQVAPKDDVYVLLTCFSLTVLFDMQIAVAVGIGLASILFIKRTIDLYSIELINTKNLTAHPDIPQNISIYDINGPMFFGAAQNALKTLLNTNEDTNTVILNMQNVSMIDMTAIVALKSIVENFESKEKKLIFCGLNERIIKKLEKANFNLNKENLNSFKSLEESIFYAKKL, from the coding sequence ATGAAAAATAATCTATTATCAGGTTTAACTGTTGGAATTATAGCTCTTCCTTTATCAATGGCTTTAGCAATTGCAACAGGAGTTCCTCCACAACTTGGACTTTACACAGCAATAATAGCTGGAATATTTGCAGCAATTTTTGGAAGTAGTAAAATAAATATTTCAGGTCCAACTGCGGCTTTTGTTGTAATCTTAATTCCTATTGTTCAAGAATTTGGAGTAACAGGATTGTTACTTTGTGGTTTACTTTCAGGAATTATATTAATATTTATTGGTGCTTTAAAACTTGGAACATTAATAGAATTAATTCCCTACCCCGTAACTGTTGGTTTTACTTCTGGAATTGCTGTGGTAATAGCAACTTTTCAAATAAAAGATTTTTTTGGTTTAAGTATTGAAGATTTTAATGGTAGCTATCTTGATAAAATTTATTTAATATTTACTTCATTTCATACTATTAATTTTAGTGAATTTTCAATAGGTTTATTAACTCTATTCTTACTAATATTATGGCAAAAAACAAAAAGTAAAATTCCATCTGCACTTATTGCTTTAACTATCACAACTATTGTCGTTGCTTTTTTAAATATTTATGTTCCAACAGCAAATATTTCAACTATTGCCTCAACTTTTAGTTATCAAATAGGAGATTTACAAGGAAATGGAATTCCTCCTATTCCTTTACAATTTTCACTTCCTTGGGCTCATTTAGAACTTCAAGAGATTAATTTAGAGCTAATTTACAGACTTCTCCCACACGCTATTGCTATTGCAATTTTAGGAGCTTTAGAATCTTTATTATGCGCTGTTATTAGTGATGGAATGACAGGAAATAAAACAAATCCAAATAAAGAGTTAATAGGTCAAGGAATAACTAATATAATCGTTCCATTTTTTGGAGGAATTCCAGCAACTGCTGCAATTGCAAGAACTGTTGTAAATATAAAATCAGGAGCAACTTCAAAACTCTCTTCTATTATTCATGCTTTATTTGTTTTAGTTTCGATTACATTTTTATCAACTTATCTTTCATACTTACCAATGGCTTCATTATCAGCTTTATTATTAGTTGTAGCGTGGAATATGTCTGAAGTTAAACACTTTAGAAATATCATTCAAGTAGCACCAAAAGACGATGTTTATGTATTATTAACTTGTTTTTCTCTAACTGTTTTATTTGATATGCAAATTGCTGTTGCTGTTGGAATTGGACTTGCTTCAATTTTATTTATTAAAAGAACTATTGATTTATACTCTATAGAACTAATCAATACAAAAAATCTAACTGCTCATCCTGATATTCCTCAAAATATCTCTATTTATGACATAAATGGTCCTATGTTTTTTGGTGCTGCTCAAAATGCGTTAAAAACTCTTTTAAATACAAACGAAGATACAAATACTGTTATTTTAAATATGCAAAATGTTTCTATGATTGATATGACAGCAATTGTAGCTTTAAAATCAATCGTTGAAAATTTTGAGAGTAAAGAGAAAAAACTTATATTTTGTGGCTTAAATGAAAGAATTATAAAAAAACTTGAAAAGGCAAATTTTAATCTAAATAAAGAAAATCTAAACTCTTTTAAAAGTTTAGAAGAATCAATTTTTTATGCAAAAAAACTTTAG
- the lpxA gene encoding acyl-ACP--UDP-N-acetylglucosamine O-acyltransferase, translating into MNNIHKTAIIEEGAILGDNITIGAFTIIGKDVKIGDGTIIDSHTLIDGKTTIGKNNHIFSHASIGTIPQDLKFNGEDVELIIGDNNKIREFTLFNPGTIGGGSVTKIGNNNLFMGYVHVAHDCIIGDNCIFANGATLAGHVECDDFVVVGGLTPVHQFCKIGTQVMIGGASAVAQDIPPFCLAEGNKAILRGLNLTGLRRRFDNREDIDAIKHAYRELFESGKPLQEVAHELFENDENKYVKELASFVINTKRGIPFNRK; encoded by the coding sequence ATGAATAATATTCACAAAACAGCAATAATAGAAGAAGGTGCTATTCTTGGTGATAATATCACAATAGGTGCATTCACAATTATTGGAAAAGATGTAAAAATAGGTGATGGAACAATAATCGATTCTCATACCCTAATAGATGGGAAAACTACTATTGGAAAAAATAATCATATTTTTTCACATGCAAGTATTGGTACTATCCCTCAAGATTTAAAATTCAATGGTGAAGATGTTGAGTTAATCATTGGAGACAATAATAAAATAAGAGAATTTACACTATTTAATCCAGGAACTATTGGTGGTGGAAGTGTAACTAAAATAGGAAACAACAACTTATTTATGGGTTATGTTCACGTAGCTCATGATTGTATTATTGGAGATAATTGTATTTTTGCAAATGGAGCAACACTTGCTGGTCATGTTGAATGTGATGATTTTGTAGTTGTTGGAGGATTAACTCCTGTTCATCAATTTTGTAAAATAGGAACACAAGTTATGATTGGTGGTGCTTCAGCTGTTGCTCAAGATATTCCTCCTTTTTGTTTGGCAGAAGGTAACAAAGCAATTCTTAGAGGATTGAATTTAACAGGTTTAAGAAGAAGATTTGATAATAGAGAAGATATAGATGCTATAAAACATGCATATAGAGAACTTTTTGAATCAGGTAAACCTTTACAAGAAGTAGCTCATGAGCTATTTGAAAATGATGAAAATAAATATGTAAAAGAATTAGCTAGTTTTGTTATAAATACAAAACGAGGTATTCCTTTTAACAGAAAGTAA
- a CDS encoding rod shape-determining protein: MFLDKLIGLFSNDMAIDLGTANTIVSVRGKGIIINEPSVVAVQSDKNGRDRILAVGQEAKQMIGKTPLNIQAVRPMQDGVIADFEMTERMIRYFIEKAHSRKSFVRPRIIICIPYGITQVEKKAVEESAMSAGAREVFLVEEPMAAAIGAGIPVSDPDGYVVVDIGGGTTEIGVTSLGGLVLCKSIKVAGDKFDKSIIEHVRQNYNLFIGERTAENIKIEIGTAVKLDTELKMKVKGRDNSGLLSTIELGSEGVRVAIKEPLKEIVSAIKSVLENMPPDLASDIVDNGVIITGGGALIRGLDTYLSDIIKLPVKVANEPLLSVAYGTSQVLDEPELLKLITNA; encoded by the coding sequence GTGTTTTTAGATAAATTAATAGGTCTATTTTCAAATGATATGGCGATTGACTTAGGAACTGCTAATACAATCGTTTCGGTTAGAGGAAAAGGTATTATAATAAATGAACCATCTGTTGTCGCTGTTCAAAGCGATAAAAATGGAAGAGATAGAATTTTAGCTGTTGGGCAAGAAGCAAAGCAGATGATAGGAAAAACTCCTTTAAATATTCAAGCTGTTCGTCCAATGCAAGATGGTGTTATTGCAGATTTTGAAATGACTGAAAGAATGATTAGATACTTTATCGAAAAAGCACACTCAAGAAAATCTTTTGTAAGACCTAGAATTATTATTTGTATCCCTTATGGAATTACTCAAGTTGAAAAAAAAGCAGTTGAAGAATCAGCTATGAGTGCAGGTGCAAGAGAAGTATTCTTAGTTGAAGAACCAATGGCAGCTGCTATTGGTGCAGGAATTCCTGTATCAGATCCAGATGGATATGTAGTTGTTGATATAGGAGGAGGAACTACTGAAATTGGTGTTACTTCACTTGGAGGACTTGTTTTATGTAAATCTATCAAAGTTGCAGGTGATAAATTTGATAAATCAATTATTGAACATGTAAGACAAAATTATAATTTATTCATTGGTGAAAGAACTGCTGAAAATATTAAAATTGAAATAGGAACAGCAGTAAAACTTGATACTGAATTAAAAATGAAAGTAAAAGGAAGAGATAACTCAGGACTTTTATCTACTATTGAATTAGGTAGTGAAGGAGTAAGAGTAGCTATAAAAGAACCTCTAAAAGAGATTGTTTCTGCTATAAAAAGTGTTTTAGAAAATATGCCACCAGATTTAGCAAGTGACATTGTAGATAATGGAGTTATTATCACAGGTGGTGGTGCATTAATTAGAGGATTAGATACTTATTTATCTGATATTATAAAACTTCCTGTAAAAGTTGCTAATGAACCTTTATTGTCAGTAGCTTATGGAACAAGTCAAGTTCTTGACGAGCCGGAATTACTAAAACTAATTACTAATGCGTAA